One Halarcobacter ebronensis genomic window carries:
- a CDS encoding response regulator transcription factor, protein MKILVLEDNERLCKLIENALGKHGYIVDCIYDGEEALDKISNGYGCFILDINVPNLDGISVLESIKMFHKDTPTIIISSNHDLEKIQKSYETGCDDYLKKPFFMYELIQKVQKLCSTESYLLDLGNGFIFNYQKRYLMKDNEEVTLAKKEILLLELLAKDIQRTFSFEEIEEYVWEGEPSSLINIRALIKRIRKKIPEEAIKIVKGVGYSMNAKNIKKEL, encoded by the coding sequence ATGAAAATACTAGTTTTAGAGGATAATGAAAGATTATGTAAACTAATAGAAAATGCTTTGGGAAAACATGGATATATAGTTGATTGTATCTATGATGGAGAAGAAGCATTAGATAAGATATCAAATGGCTATGGATGTTTTATTTTAGATATAAATGTTCCAAATTTAGATGGAATTTCGGTGTTAGAATCAATAAAAATGTTTCATAAAGATACTCCAACAATAATCATTAGTTCAAACCATGATTTAGAGAAAATCCAAAAATCTTATGAAACAGGTTGTGACGATTATCTCAAAAAACCTTTTTTTATGTATGAACTTATCCAAAAAGTTCAAAAACTTTGTAGTACAGAATCTTATCTTTTAGATTTAGGAAATGGGTTTATTTTTAATTATCAAAAAAGATATTTAATGAAAGATAATGAAGAGGTGACATTGGCAAAAAAAGAGATTTTACTCCTTGAATTATTGGCAAAAGATATTCAAAGAACTTTTAGTTTTGAAGAGATTGAAGAGTATGTTTGGGAGGGAGAACCCTCATCTTTGATAAATATTAGAGCACTAATTAAAAGAATAAGAAAAAAAATACCTGAAGAGGCAATTAAGATTGTTAAAGGGGTAGGATACTCAATGAATGCAAAAAATATTAAAAAAGAACTTTAA
- a CDS encoding sensor histidine kinase — protein sequence MKKKFFLLFTFLLLTNISLFAKNPNILIINSYHRGFEWSDKIINGMEKVFYGTKINANVLYMDSKRIASTKYYKELKELYLVQLEKSKYDLVVAIDKFAYEFVLQNYKELFTTEPVYFIGIEQYSKQEVQKYNLEDKVSGLLERRAIEEMTTYIYKMIPKLEKLYIINDGSKNGDDSDPFITNAIENLHKDIKIEYIRESTIDDLTKKFSVYKKNEAIFFIRFYNDKYGELYKNSEIATMIDNCKIPVFSTDTLFINKGSVGGKLVDINSLGKSAGDDILNILNKKLKTPFTRIHEDYDFIFDYNKCKEFGIKPELLKVKFTYINAPKSFFEKYRKFIDTVFVVSPFLVLLILGLIHNLFLRIQKSKISQQRIQLDKILLNAIDSPIVWQDNYGNIVEYNTKFKEFMGFLSKCKKTTFSECMQYYKNIPIKQTLEPFFDESLGENQLVIKDNKGKERSYLINQENYVEDIYQTRGTVTVLTDITKEKQAIKERAKNQEFIIQQSKLAEIGEIFSSIAHQWKSPLVEIATIAQEQLYNKEGEIDEVNSKYVNDIMFQVKYMTETINSFQKFIMPSTKKSIFDISESVHEMLEIIRHNMKYNYITVKVEVKPNTNLMILGYKNELMQTLLNIVNNAKDAIIKLKSKEDSRKGVININIENIDNLVQIEIQDNGGGIPQKHINKVFNPYFTTKKNGHGIGLYMAKVIIEDKMGGKIKASNANDGAILTIQLETYNENTSFRG from the coding sequence ATGAAGAAAAAATTTTTCCTACTTTTTACCTTTTTACTATTAACAAATATCTCACTATTTGCTAAAAATCCAAATATTCTTATTATAAACTCCTACCACAGAGGTTTTGAATGGAGTGACAAAATCATAAATGGAATGGAAAAAGTCTTTTATGGTACAAAAATAAATGCTAATGTTTTATATATGGATTCAAAACGAATCGCCTCAACAAAATATTATAAAGAATTAAAAGAACTATATCTAGTTCAATTAGAAAAATCAAAATATGATTTAGTAGTTGCTATTGACAAATTTGCTTATGAATTTGTATTACAAAATTATAAAGAACTATTTACCACTGAACCTGTATATTTTATTGGAATTGAACAATATTCCAAACAAGAGGTTCAAAAATATAATTTAGAAGATAAAGTTTCAGGTCTGCTTGAAAGAAGAGCTATAGAAGAGATGACAACTTATATTTACAAAATGATACCTAAATTAGAAAAACTATATATAATAAATGATGGAAGTAAAAATGGGGATGACAGTGATCCTTTTATAACAAATGCCATAGAAAATTTGCATAAAGATATTAAAATAGAATATATAAGAGAATCAACGATAGATGATCTTACAAAAAAATTTTCAGTTTATAAAAAAAATGAAGCTATATTTTTTATCAGATTTTACAATGACAAATATGGTGAGCTATACAAAAATAGTGAGATTGCAACTATGATAGATAATTGTAAAATACCTGTTTTTTCAACAGATACTCTTTTTATAAACAAAGGTTCTGTGGGAGGAAAATTAGTAGATATTAATAGCTTAGGTAAAAGTGCAGGAGATGATATTTTAAATATCTTAAATAAAAAACTAAAAACTCCTTTTACAAGAATCCACGAAGATTATGATTTTATATTTGACTATAATAAATGTAAAGAGTTTGGAATCAAACCAGAACTATTAAAAGTAAAATTCACTTATATAAATGCTCCAAAATCATTTTTTGAAAAATATAGAAAATTTATTGATACTGTTTTTGTTGTATCTCCTTTTCTTGTTTTGTTGATTTTGGGACTAATACACAATCTTTTTTTAAGAATACAAAAATCAAAAATATCTCAACAAAGAATTCAATTGGATAAAATTCTATTAAATGCTATTGATAGTCCTATTGTATGGCAAGACAATTACGGAAATATTGTTGAATATAATACAAAATTTAAAGAGTTTATGGGCTTTCTATCAAAATGTAAAAAAACAACTTTTTCTGAATGTATGCAATATTACAAAAACATACCTATAAAACAAACTTTAGAGCCTTTTTTTGATGAAAGTTTGGGAGAGAATCAACTAGTTATAAAAGATAATAAAGGGAAAGAGAGAAGTTATTTAATAAACCAAGAAAACTATGTGGAAGATATTTATCAAACACGTGGAACAGTTACAGTATTAACAGATATTACAAAAGAGAAACAAGCAATTAAAGAGAGAGCTAAAAACCAAGAGTTTATAATTCAACAGAGTAAATTAGCCGAGATTGGTGAAATTTTCTCTTCAATTGCCCATCAATGGAAATCTCCTTTAGTAGAAATTGCAACAATTGCCCAAGAGCAGTTATACAATAAAGAGGGAGAAATAGATGAAGTTAATAGTAAATATGTAAATGATATTATGTTTCAAGTAAAATACATGACTGAAACAATTAACAGTTTTCAAAAATTTATTATGCCATCAACCAAAAAATCAATCTTTGATATTAGTGAATCTGTACATGAGATGCTCGAAATAATTAGACACAATATGAAATATAATTATATTACTGTAAAAGTAGAAGTAAAACCTAATACAAATCTGATGATTTTAGGTTATAAAAATGAATTAATGCAAACTCTACTTAACATAGTAAATAATGCGAAAGATGCTATTATAAAACTAAAAAGTAAAGAAGATTCAAGAAAAGGAGTAATCAATATAAATATAGAAAATATAGATAACTTAGTTCAAATTGAGATTCAAGATAATGGTGGAGGAATACCTCAAAAACATATAAATAAAGTTTTTAATCCATATTTTACTACTAAAAAAAATGGACATGGAATTGGACTTTATATGGCAAAAGTAATTATTGAAGATAAAATGGGTGGAAAAATAAAAGCCTCAAATGCAAATGATGGTGCAATACTTACTATACAATTGGAGACATACAATGAAAATACTAGTTTTAGAGGATAA
- a CDS encoding type II asparaginase — MLTLVGASFLMAKPNITILATGGTIAGSGESSVKSAYSAGAVTVDKLLAAVPDINKMATIKGEQISNIGSQEMTNEVWLKLAKRVNELLKKDSVDGVVITHGTDTMEATAYFLNLTVKSKKPIVFVGAMRSGSSMSADGPLNLYNAVSVAISDASKNKGVVVVMNDEIHAAREVTKTNTSSVNAFASVNTGKIGTVYYGDVHYYMQPLRKNTIDSEFDIEKIDSLPRVDILYGHANDSAVLVEAAVKAGAQGIVHAGMGNGNLFPRTQEALSIASKDGIIVARTSRVGTGRTNLHGEVDDEANGFIVTDNLNAQKARVLLMLGLTKTHNRAKLQEMFFKY, encoded by the coding sequence ATGTTAACATTAGTAGGTGCTTCATTTTTGATGGCAAAACCAAATATTACAATTCTTGCAACTGGAGGAACAATTGCAGGATCAGGTGAATCTTCTGTAAAAAGTGCATATTCAGCTGGTGCTGTAACTGTTGATAAATTATTAGCTGCCGTTCCTGATATTAATAAAATGGCAACAATCAAAGGTGAACAAATTTCAAATATTGGTTCACAAGAGATGACAAATGAAGTTTGGCTAAAACTTGCAAAAAGAGTAAATGAATTACTAAAAAAAGATTCTGTAGATGGTGTTGTTATTACTCATGGTACTGATACAATGGAAGCTACTGCGTACTTTTTAAACTTAACTGTAAAATCAAAAAAACCAATTGTTTTCGTTGGTGCAATGAGATCAGGTTCTTCTATGAGTGCTGATGGGCCTCTAAATCTATATAATGCTGTAAGTGTTGCTATTTCTGATGCAAGTAAAAACAAAGGTGTTGTAGTTGTAATGAATGATGAGATCCATGCAGCAAGAGAAGTTACTAAAACTAACACTTCTTCTGTAAACGCTTTTGCTTCTGTTAATACTGGAAAAATAGGAACTGTTTATTATGGAGATGTACATTACTATATGCAACCACTTAGAAAAAATACTATAGATAGTGAATTTGATATTGAAAAAATTGATAGTTTACCAAGAGTTGATATTCTTTATGGACATGCAAATGATAGTGCTGTATTAGTAGAAGCAGCAGTTAAAGCTGGTGCACAAGGTATAGTTCATGCTGGTATGGGAAATGGAAATCTGTTCCCTAGAACACAAGAAGCTCTTTCAATTGCTAGCAAAGATGGAATTATTGTAGCAAGAACTTCAAGAGTAGGAACAGGAAGAACAAATCTTCATGGTGAAGTTGATGATGAAGCAAATGGTTTCATTGTAACTGACAATTTAAATGCACAAAAAGCAAGAGTTCTATTGATGTTAGGATTAACAAAAACTCATAATAGAGCAAAACTTCAAGAGATGTTTTTTAAATATTAA